Proteins encoded by one window of Anas platyrhynchos isolate ZD024472 breed Pekin duck chromosome 14, IASCAAS_PekinDuck_T2T, whole genome shotgun sequence:
- the LOC101796765 gene encoding proteinase-activated receptor 3-like, giving the protein MSPPVTSPGATAATFLLGLATQLPLARGRGRVLWPLTPQEEAKCPSGSVEAFLNGTMSTRLLPALYSVVLLVALPANAVACWVLVANFRRCSSSLFLLNLAGADLLFVLLLPFKICYHLLGNHWLFGDYLCRTTVALFYGNMYSSILFLTCIGLERYISVVHPFALRGSRWTWGKAGVCVGIWLLVGLGMSPLLLYSQIKHNSQLNITTCHDVLEKDEQKFFKSYFLSLVGLGFGVPFVLMTIFYSCILARLLAKNKNYRHVVCVLAVVFLVFILCFTPSNVLLFIHYLLQDTVCSNTTYIWYTLALAFSAFNNCFDPFIYFYVSRDFRGWVRNSCCPQRLRTRRGWEKAASCLRSSEQTQL; this is encoded by the exons ATGTCCCCGCCGGTGACTTCTCCTGGTGCCACCGCCGCCACCTTCCTGCTCGGCTTGGCCACCCAGCTCCCCCTGG CCCGTGGCAGGGGGCGCGTCTTGTGGCCCCTCACCCCCCAGGAAGAAGCCAAGTGCCCCAGCGGCTCCGTGGAAGCTTTTCTCAACGGCACCATGTCCACCCGCCTCCTGCCCGCCCTCTACTCCGTGGTGCTGCTTGTGGCGCTGCCGGCCAATGCTGTGGCCTGCTGGGTCCTGGTGGCCAACttcaggaggtgctccagctccctCTTCCTGCTCAACCTGGCCGGCGCCGACCTCCTCTTCGTCCTCCTGCTGCCCTTCAAGATCTGCTACCACCTCCTGGGCAACCACTGGCTCTTCGGGGACTACCTGTGCCGCACCACGGTGGCCCTCTTCTACGGGAACATGTACAGCtccatcctcttcctcacctGCATCGGCCTGGAGCGCTACATCTCCGTGGTCCACCCGTTTGCGCTGAGGGGCTCCAGGTGGACGTGGGGCAAGGCGGGCGTCTGCGTGGGCATCtggctgctggtggggctgggcaTGAGCCCCCTGCTCCTCTACTCCCAGATAAAGCACAATTCGCAGCTGAACATCACGACGTGCCATGATGTCCTTGAAAAGGACGAGCAAAAGTTCTTCAAGTCCTATTTCCTCTCACTGGTGGGGCTGGGCTTCGGCGTGCCCTTTGTGCTCATGACCATCTTCTACAGCTGCATCCTGGCCCGGCTGCTGGCCAAGAACAAAAACTACCGGCACGTGGTGTGCGTCCTGGCCGTGGTCTTCCTCGTCTTCATCCTCTGCTTCACCCCCAGCAACGTGCTGCTCTTCATCCACTACCTGCTGCAGGACACGGTGTGCAGCAACACCACCTACATCTGGTACACGCTGGCCCTGGCCTTCAGCGCCTTCAACAACTGCTTCGATCCCTTCATCTACTTCTACGTCTCCCGGGATTTTCGGGGCTGGGTCCGCAacagctgctgcccccagcgGCTCCGGACACGGAGGGGGTGGGAGAAGGCAGCCTCGTGCCTGAGGTCCAGCGAGCAGACCCAGCTCTAG
- the FCHSD1 gene encoding F-BAR and double SH3 domains protein 1, whose translation MQPPPRKGKLSQEVKLHFLEQLCGLQGKQQRDAELLEDIRSYSKQRAAIEREYGQALQRLASQFVKRDWQRGRSDAGDSRGVLTVWKGIIEGTTYAGQARVNASESYRSLATEAAKTARLSKERMLKKSIEQLQKAQAELLETVKELDKAKKQFTHLQHSSEVAKDKAADVEARLRKSDRRIFHTKASLQKLSAKFSTQLAEYSRQLAGVQNEYVLTLVSANAHLDHYYRVELPAVMQALDGDLYERLRDHLSTAGQAEVETCRATQEWFQSVSEAATRVCREQDLLLFLQDHAAFTLAPEQRFQLTGIPEVSLLEPEDGGASLEKEARRWATRVTRDSKNKAHGEEVLQRLEARRQQVSEAEVAAVERQMEEARENIRKAEVGKAKAEARLALLRAAGLDVDAWLAGAVRAGEEHPRTPSSTRPGEEEPAGLDPAEFDDYDSDETFEDAEPGHAARTYPYTCRVIFGYQGRQADELSIAQGEELEVIEDGDMEEWVKARNKAGQIGYVPEKYLLSLGCVGSEPSLATGTSVVGPSGAALQRQLSSIMAAELVLEPGAWLVRALYDYEGQSPEELSFPEGAIIRVLPRAEDEVDDGFWTGDFDGRVGVFPSLVVEELTGARGTAGQELPSPSPPPFSPPGLVPGTSLGSNPSPETLLGVGRQEGTGSGQSSPDLSATRIRPLRAPPPPPGRAPEPELDFS comes from the exons ATGCAGCCGCCGCCGCGCAAG GGTAAGCTGAGCCAGGAGGTGAAGCTGCACTTCCTCGAGCAGCTCTGCGGGCTGCAGGGCAAGCAGCAGCGGGACGCCGAGCTGCTGGAGGACATCAG GTCGTACAGCAAGCAGCGCGCTGCCATCGAGCGGGAGTACGGGCAG GCCCTGCAGAGGCTGGCCAGCCAGTTCGTGAAGAGGGACTGGCAACGGGGCCGCAGCGATGCTGGTGACTCCAG GGGCGTCCTCACTGTCTGGAAGGGCATCATCGAGGGGACCACGTACGCCGGGCAGGCCCGCGTCAACGCCTCCGAGAGCTACCGCAGCCTCGCCACCGAGGCCGCCAAGACCGCCCGCCTGTCCAAGGAGAGGATGCTCAAAAAG AGCATCGAGCAGCTGCAGAAGgcgcaggcagagctgctggagacGGTGAAGGAGCTGGACAAGGCGAAGAAGCAGTTCACCcacctccagcacagcagcGAGGTGGCCAAGGACAAGGCGGCCGATGTGGAGGCACG GCTCCGCAAGAGCGACCGGAGGATTTTCCACACCAAGGCCAGCCTGCAAAAACTCAGCGCCAAG tTCTCCACGCAGCTGGCCGAGTACTCGAGGCAGCTGGCGGGCGTGCAGAACGAGTACGTCCTCACGCTGGTGTCCGCCAATGCCCACCTGGACCACTACTACCGCGTGGAGCTGCCCGCCGTCATGCAG GCTCTGGACGGCGACCTCTACGAGCGGCTGCGGGACCACTTGAGCACAGCGGGCCAGGCGGAGGTGGAGACCTGCAGGGCCACGCAGGAGTGGTTCCAGAGCGTTTCAGAGGCGGCCACGCGG GTGTGCCGGGAGCAGGAcctgctcctcttcctgcaGGACCACGCCGCCTTCACGCTGGCACCCGAGCAGCGTTTCCAGCTCACCGGCATCCCTGAA gtgtccctgctggagccGGAGGACGGCGGGGccagcctggagaaggaggCTCGGCGCTGGGCCACGCGGGTGACCCGGGACAGCAAGAATAAGGCGCACGGCGAGGAG GTGCTGCAGAGGCTGGaggccaggaggcagcaggtCTCCGAGGCGGAGGTGGCCGCTGTCGAGCGGCAGATGGAAGAAGCACGAGAAAATATCCGGAAGGCAGAG GTTGGCAAGGCGAAGGCAGAGGCTCGGCTGGCCCTGCTGCGTGCGGCGGGGCTGGACGTGGACGCCTGGCTGGCTGGGGCCGTGCGGGCGGGTGAGGAGCACCCACggacccccagcagcacccggcCGGGCGAGGAGGAGCCCGCGGGGCTGGACCCTGCTGAGTTCGATGACTACGACAGTGACGAGACGTTTGAGGATGCCGAGCCTGGCCATGCTGCCCGCACCTACCCCTACACCTGCCGGGTCATCTTTGGGTACCAG GGCCGCCAGGCGGATGAGCTGTCCATCGCAcagggagaggagctggaggtCATCGAGGATGGTGACATGGAGGAGTGGGTGAAG GCTCGGAACAAGGCAGGCCAGATCGGCTACGTCCCCGAGAAGTACCTGCTGTCCCTGGGCTGTGTGGGCAGCGAGCCGAGTTTGGCCACTGGGACCAGTGTTGTGGGCCCCTCGGGGGCCGCCCTGCAGCGGCAGCTCTCCAGCATCATGGCTGCGGAGCTGGTCCTGGAGCCCGGAG cctgGCTGGTGCGAGCCCTCTACGACTACGAGGGGCAGAGCCCCGAGGAGCTGAGCTTCCCCGAGGGTGCCATCATCCGCGTGCTGCCCCGCGCCGAGGACGAGGTGGACGACGGCTTCTGGACGGGGGACTTCGACGGCCGCGTCGGCGTCTTCCCCTCgctggtggtggaggagctcaCCGGGGCTCGGGGGACGGCTGGGCAG GAGCTGCCCTCGCCGTCCCCACCGCCCTTCTCCCCACCCGGCCTCGTGCCTGGCACCAGCCTGGGCTCCAACCCATCTCCCGAAACTCTGCTGGGAG ttggcaggcaggagggcacAGGCAGCGGGCAGAGCTCTCCGGACCTGTCGGCCACCCGCATCCGTCCG ctccgTGCGCCTCCCCCACCACCCGGCAGAGCCCCCGAGCCCGAGCTGGACTTCAGCTGA